The stretch of DNA GACCACGTGGAGCTCGTAAAACACGTGAACAAACCCCTTCCTGAAGACTTCCAGGCGCTGCAGGGAGATCTGGCTCGTCAGTGGAACTCAGAGTGGAACTCGTGTGACCATGGTATTTCTGGACCACGAGAGGACGACCAAGAGGCGGAGGTGCTTGATTTGACGAACAATACTAACACGGATAAGATCACGTGCTCGCCCACTGGCACTCCAAATCACTGTCGGCCCTATCGTCGCCTTTTCCCCTCTCAATTCGAAATCGGATACAAGTTTTCTCCTCAGGCTGAAGCCCTACTTGAATGGAATATGGATACCGACACTGTGACTCTATATACCATGTTCGGTGATGGAGCATGTCATTCAGTCATGATcaacgagaagaagggaaCAAAGATGCATCATCTGCAACTCATCAACGACGTGGCCCTAGTATTTGTGCTTGATCAAGACATCAACACTACCTACTACATTGTTCCTGGAGGTCAGCTTACTCCCATTGATTTTGGAAACTGTCAGGTGCCGCAGGAGGGCCTGATGATGTTCAATAATCGTTTTTTCAAGGCTGTATTGGATGAGAAAGTTGATTTACAGGTCGCTCCTGTGTCACTACCCATGGGAAAGCCCACTACTATCACACCAGGAGCTGCTTATGAGATTTGTCAAGATTTGCGGTACCCGAGGTACGGGCTGGCGTACACCAATATGGACAAGAATCTGGCGCATGTAATTGATTTGCAGAAGCGTCAGATTTCGCAATTTTTCGGGCTCGATAAAGATGTGTGTCTTGTGGGACTCTCGAATGGGACACTGGGCGTTTGGAAGTACACCAAGGAATATTTGGACAGGGTTTGTGAGGAGAAACAGAAGCCGGAGTTTTTAGCAGTGGTGGAGAAATTGTTCGAGAATAATGAGAATTGGGAAGAGTTTCACAGAGATTTGGTGGATGCGTGGGCATAAAGAGGTCCTGGGGGAAGTGAGTCATCTATCACTGTAGTGTAGTACCAC from Yarrowia lipolytica chromosome 1D, complete sequence encodes:
- a CDS encoding uncharacterized protein (Compare to YALI0D25806g, weakly similar to uniprot|Q6CHW4 Yarrowia lipolytica YALI0A04191g), with protein sequence MFPHELLSHVITFLSPKDIISLAETNRHNYSALADVRSLVLKSPYCRLELSQWTGWQAFADNSAEKEPHELFDHVELVKHVNKPLPEDFQALQGDLARQWNSEWNSCDHGISGPREDDQEAEVLDLTNNTNTDKITCSPTGTPNHCRPYRRLFPSQFEIGYKFSPQAEALLEWNMDTDTVTLYTMFGDGACHSVMINEKKGTKMHHLQLINDVALVFVLDQDINTTYYIVPGGQLTPIDFGNCQVPQEGLMMFNNRFFKAVLDEKVDLQVAPVSLPMGKPTTITPGAAYEICQDLRYPRYGLAYTNMDKNLAHVIDLQKRQISQFFGLDKDVCLVGLSNGTLGVWKYTKEYLDRVCEEKQKPEFLAVVEKLFENNENWEEFHRDLVDAWA